Genomic segment of Saccharomyces paradoxus chromosome I, complete sequence:
AGTCGACCAAGAGCAAAACAAGGAAGACTCCAAACAAGAATGCGATATGGAGAAGGAACCCAACTTTAACCctctttttgaagatgattgTCCTACCCCACTTTATACCCCCATGACAATGAAATTATCAGGCATCCATAAAAGATTTAACCAAATCATCCGAAATAGCGTGTCTCCATTGGAAGAAGTTGTCAAAGagatggaaaaaattctgCAAATCGGTACCAGGTTGTCTGGCTATAATCTATGGTACCAGTTGGACGGATATGACGACGAAGCTTTGAGCGAAAGCTTACGGTTCGAATTAAATGAATGGGAACATGCCATGAGAAGCAGGAGACACAAAAGGTAGTGTGTCCGATTATTTTATTCTGCTTTAACGCCATTATGATTATACACGTTGCATTACTTACTTTTTTACTTGTATATTAAAACctttactttatttttcgtATCACTCATCATGTGGAGTATTGGAGTTGTATGCCAAACTTTGCCGGGAAAACAGGTATATTGCCGTTTTCTGCATCAGCTGCTGATATCGATATCGCATTGacatttttatcatcatcgGATAAAGTTTCTTGACAGCTTCTAGTGAAAACCAGTTCTGTCCCGGCAGATATTAGAAACCCCCTCCATTTGCCTTCCCATAATAGTTTCAAAGTCTTGTCACGTAATGACGTGCTCAGTTTCCAAACACTGGTAAAAATGGAACTACTTATCTTGTTGTCAAATTTTTCGATGGTAGACCTTTCTTCGTCTATTTTTCTTAGTGATGACGAGAACGCATAAGTCAGGTCGTTTAGCAACTTTTGTTTATGAACAGGAATATCTAGTGGAGAAGGAATATCGTTATCAActgaattcaaatttggTACATTTTCGTGCAGTAGTTTAATCACTCTGTTATTTGAAATTGTATCCACCAATTCGTGGGAGATTGGTTCTAATTTGTCATTATTACTTCTATTGGTCTCAGGCAAATGATGCTTCTTTTGCCAAAATTCGCACCCAAATGAAAGATttgattcaattgaataaaGATTAAAATCATATTTCGCGCAGAAAGTGGAATTCGTTCCTGTCTTGGCCGAATATGTGGAGGATATATGACCAAATAATGGATTCCAAGATAACGTCAAAGTTAGCGGACGTCCCGTGTTGGTAGAATGTGTGTAATACCTTAAAGTTGTCGAACAGCCGGGACTTAAACTGACCAATCCTAACCAAAACTCAGCACCAAGCGACAACGAAGAATTATTGTATAATGAAGTGTTAAACTTGGAAGGTGTGGTGAGAAAATTATGTAATATTCTATATCCACATAATAGATCGCTGGTGGAAAATATCCACTCCTGTAAATTGCGATGAGAATCTCTTTGAAAGTAGCATGTTAGAACATTTAAACTCTCTCTGAAACTGCTGATACCCTTGAGCATGAACTGGGTTTGTGAAGTTAGTCGTTTTATTATCATTGCCTCTAAATCAGAGCTAGGATAGTACATTCTACCATAATAAAGTGATTTCTTAACAAATTTTGAGTCATGTGGTAATTTCTTGTTATCCTCGAGTGTACTTTGGTCACTACTCAGCGTCTTCCCACTACTACCACTAAAGTTAAAGTTTGGTTGCAATTGTCTGTATGTTTCAGTCGCATCTTGTAATGGGATATCAGTAGAGTTACGCATGAAATTCTTCAACTGCTGTGCATCGGAATATAAATAACTCAGGGAACCATTTATCCTTGACCTTGTAGAAAAATCTAGAGAATTGAATGTATTGGGGGTAGATTTATTAGAGATTTGCAGGTGTATCGCTGAGGGAATTTGGAAATCTAATAATGTTCTCGATGTGGCCGTTATATCCTCGTAGCTGTTTTGTGTACTCCAATGGGTGCTCTGATAGAACGCCCTTAGTACTTGGTCCATATAGGGTAGCATCGAGACCGGTCTTGTCTACctgtatctttttttttaatgtatATTTGCTTTGTTTCTTCACTCAACAATAAAGTCAATGtaaatttaaatattaattattctttaaaaggaaagatGCGAAATTTAGCGAAAATCTATTGATTACAGGcataaaagaagaagatagTGGAAAGCTAATAAAGGAGGTCATGGAGCCAGAGAGCATAGGCGATGTGGAGAACCATACTCAGGATGATAGTGGCAGTATTATATCCGGGCCTCGCAAGCGTTCTACAAGCAAGACATCTAGTGCGAAGAATATACGGAATTCCAGTAATATCTCCCCAGCATCGATGATTTTCAGAAACTTGCTGATACTTGAGGATGATTTGAGACGCCAAGCTCACGAACAAAAGATACTGAAGTGGCAATTCACTTTATTCTTAGCGTCTATGGCCGGTGTAGGTGCGTTTACTTTTTACGAGCTATACTTTACTACAGATTATGTCAAGGGCTTCCATAGAGTTATTTTGCAATTcactctttcttttatttccaTTACCGTAGTTCTTTTCCATATCAGTGGGCAATATAGAAGAACCATTGTCATTCCAAGAAGGTTTTTCACCTCCACTAATAAGGGAATTAGGCAGTTTAATGTGAAGCTGGTTAAAGTACAGTCTACGTGGGACGAGAAATACACAGATTCAGTAAGATTTGTGAGTCGATCAATTGCTTATTGTAATATTTAttgcttgaaaaaattcctgTGGCTTAAAGACGATAATACCATTgtgaaattttggaaaagtgTCACAATACAATCCCAACCGAGAATCGGGGCTGTTGATGTGAAATTGGTGCTCAATCCCAGAGCATTTAGTGCGGAAATTAGAGAAGGATGGGAGATTTATAGAGACGAGTTTTGGGCCAGGGAAGGTGCAAGAAGACGCAAACAAGCGCATGAACTCCGACCTAAATCAGAATGAAAGAGTCGGGGGGTTCCTTCCTCCCGATAAGAGGTCATATTTACCTATGTAAAATTGTAACCATCTATGTTCACATATAAACCATATTTTATACATTATTGGAAGTGAAGCTTCTGTGTCGtgaaaatttacaaattCGCCATTCCATATTTAAGTTTTCCAACAAGTGTTAGAAACCCAGGGGTTGTTGAAATTGGTTAAACAAGACATCTTATTACATATTGCGGCATAAAGCTGGAAATATAAGAAGAACAAACTTGACATAATAGGTGTATAACAATGACTTTAGCTTTTAATATGCAACGGTTGGCGTTTCGTAATTTGAATGTTGGGAAGTACATGTTCAAGAACGTCCCCTTGTGGAGGCCTAAGGTTAGCATCAAGCTGGGAAAGCCCTTAACTCGCTCTGTAGGGCTAGCTAGTGCTGGTGTAGCTGCTGGTGGGTTGTTCCTGATGAATTGCCAACCTTCCAAGTTGATATTGAACGATTCTTTAGGTGTCGCTGCCAAGCAATATGACGCCCGGGGGCCATTGGAACCAAAGGTCGGCAGCAG
This window contains:
- the MDM10 gene encoding Mdm10p (Subunit of both the ERMES and the SAM complex~similar to YAL010C); this translates as MDQVLRAFYQSTHWSTQNSYEDITATSRTLLDFQIPSAIHLQISNKSTPNTFNSLDFSTRSRINGSLSYLYSDAQQLKNFMRNSTDIPLQDATETYRQLQPNFNFSGSSGKTLSSDQSTLEDNKKLPHDSKFVKKSLYYGRMYYPSSDLEAMIIKRLTSQTQFMLKGISSFRESLNVLTCYFQRDSHRNLQEWIFSTSDLLCGYRILHNFLTTPSKFNTSLYNNSSLSLGAEFWLGLVSLSPGCSTTLRYYTHSTNTGRPLTLTLSWNPLFGHISSTYSAKTGTNSTFCAKYDFNLYSIESNLSFGCEFWQKKHHLPETNRSNNDKLEPISHELVDTISNNRVIKLLHENVPNLNSVDNDIPSPLDIPVHKQKLLNDLTYAFSSSLRKIDEERSTIEKFDNKISSSIFTSVWKLSTSLRDKTLKLLWEGKWRGFLISAGTELVFTRSCQETLSDDDKNVNAISISAADAENGNIPVFPAKFGIQLQYST
- the SPO7 gene encoding Nem1-Spo7 phosphatase regulatory subunit SPO7 (regulatory subunit of Nem1p-Spo7p phosphatase holoenzyme~similar to YAL009W) — its product is MEPESIGDVENHTQDDSGSIISGPRKRSTSKTSSAKNIRNSSNISPASMIFRNLLILEDDLRRQAHEQKILKWQFTLFLASMAGVGAFTFYELYFTTDYVKGFHRVILQFTLSFISITVVLFHISGQYRRTIVIPRRFFTSTNKGIRQFNVKLVKVQSTWDEKYTDSVRFVSRSIAYCNIYCLKKFLWLKDDNTIVKFWKSVTIQSQPRIGAVDVKLVLNPRAFSAEIREGWEIYRDEFWAREGARRRKQAHELRPKSE